A genomic window from Silene latifolia isolate original U9 population chromosome Y, ASM4854445v1, whole genome shotgun sequence includes:
- the LOC141629664 gene encoding uncharacterized protein LOC141629664, which produces MMRQESGEMRVFTPGALSFMEALSHSIQKTRNRIVENDESLKEIQTQLAQDPLNGDLRHVEKTCAAELVELLKARNIFLSQKAKMAWMAERDENTAFFHSSIKRRRSQNRVHQVKDMNQKDYFSKEDIKHAFKEFYKSLLGESKAVAHVNQAIVKMSKCLTDEHRASLIAPISDIEVRKAMFDIHGTKTPDPDGYNS; this is translated from the exons ATGATGAGACAGGAATCTGGAGAGATGAGAGTATTTACTCCAGGGGCATTGTCTTTTATGGAAGCATTGAGTCATTCTATTCAAAAGACTAGAAATAGGATTGTTGAGAACGATGAAT CTCTTAAAGAGATTCAAACTCAGCTGGCACAAGATCCCTTAAATGGGGATTTGCGTCATGTTGAGAAAACCTGTGCTGCAGAACTAGTGGAATTATTGAAAGCTAGGAACATTTTCCTCAGTCAAAAGGCTAAAATGGCTTGGATGGCTGAGAGAGATGAGAACACTGCCTTTTTCCATTCTTCTATTAAAAGGAGGAGAAGCCAAAATAGGGTGCATCAAGTGAAAGACATGAATCAAAAAGATTACTTTTCAAAGGAAGACATTAAGCATGCCTTTAAGGAGTTTTATAAGTCCTTATTGGGTGAATCTAAGGCTGTGGCACATGTTAATCAGGCTATAGTAAAAATGAGCAAGTGTTTAACTGATGAGCACAGAGCTAGCTTGATAGCTCCTATTtctgatatagaagtaaggaaggcAATGTTTGACATTCATGGGACTAAGACCCCTGACCCAGATGGGTACAACAGCTAG
- the LOC141629661 gene encoding uncharacterized protein LOC141629661: MARSRKTSSPLNSPNKTKKNINSSGNKSHKSSITPNNNEIHEIIQNRHEAECSKDAELRAFDLSKELSVISEDKSTDDEGWQEVSRKSRSKSPIVTSGTVPTLKIGVDDVKSEVEFWSSSVLCYVMGANPPSHVVGGFVRRMWGKLSIDKVAFKPNGICIVRFKKMEDKEAVLNGEHCFFDNKPFVVKPWSINAPVIRAKVDIVPVWVRFYNLDLKFWGAALAKIAGLVGKPVCSDNVTKEKEFLDYARFMVEVPVGQPLPEVIEFFDESGVLISQSVHYEWKPIICSSCNGMGHETGACKKVVPKKKVVPVKKVWVPKPVVQQSQGMQSQAQATDKEVQVELVQLPQIDPNAVVTPMPMRGNQVLNSMSPARMFNRLSKKNEGFSQGGPSFVEVLSLSLRRNLLSSLGKGRLTHTGDHGDVRRFLHLNNVGFFGLLETRVKTPAINKVQLGLGDHWKFLNNNDVREGGRIWVVWDNSMFDVIVLVKTAQVLHLSVSCLQSNFTWQCSVVYGFNKNADRKELWQSLLDFHSSIQGPWMVMGDFNNVLNMDERIGAPVTLAEVKDFQECVDACGLYDLSSTGAYFTWNNKQEGDERVFSRIDRVLANDTWILNGPDGSITFMPEGLYDHSPCLIECWNAQTRPKSSFKYFNMWGKHEQFKEIVKEVWMQDVYGCRMFQVVKKLKWLKFPLKQLNKESYGDIENSARVSKVFLEDIQKKLHADPANPLLQMEEKVAACTFKEMDEARSEFLAQKAKAHWFQSGDDNTQFFHSSLKARRAQNKVLQIRDKNGVVHRGAVLSEEQARELIKEVSVDEITHALFSIPKEKAPGPDGYSSQFFKDAFEVIGSDIVAAVKEFFTTGSILKQVNATVLSLIPKKNALSLS, from the exons ATGGCTCGGTCTAGGAAAACTTCGTCCCCCTTAAATTCACCTaataaaactaaaaaaaatattaattcatCTGGTAATAAATCACATAAATCTAGTATTACGCCAAATAATAATGAAATTCATGAGATTATTCAGAATCGTCATGAAGCTGAGTGTTCTAAGGATGCGGAATTGCGCGCGTTTGATCTAAGTAAGGAACTCTCTGTCATCTCTGAGGACAAGTCCACTGATGATGAGGGTTGGCAGGAGGTTAGCCGAAAATCGCGATCGAAGTCTCCGATTGTGACGTCAGGTACTGTGCCTACTCTCAAAATTGGTGTTGATGATGTTAAAAGTGAGGTTGAATTCTGGTCTTCTTCTGTTTTGTGTTATGTTATGGGTGCAAATCCTCCTAGCCATGTGGTTGGAGGGTTTGTGCGAAGAATGTGGGGTAAACTTTCAATTGATAAGGTTGCATTTAAACCTAATGGCATTTGTATTGTTCGTTTTAAGAAGATGGAGGATAAGGAGGCGGTTTTGAATGGTGAACACTGTTTCTTTGATAACAAACCTTTTGTTGTCAAACCCTGGAGTATTAATGCACCTGTAATTAGGGCTAAGGTGGATATTGTTCCTGTTTGGGTTAGGTTTTATAACCTTGACCTAAAATTCTGGGGAGCTGCTCTAGCAAAAATTGCAGGTTTGGTTGGTAAGCCAGTGTGTTCTGATAATGTTACTAAGGAGAAGGAATTCCTTGACTATGCTCGATTCATGGTAGAAGTTCCGGTTGGGCAGCCTTTGCCAGAGGTCATTGAGTTTTTTGATGAGTCTGGTGTGTTGATATCTCAGTCTGTACACTATGAGTGGAAGCCCATTATCTGCTCTAGTTGTAATGGAATGGGACATGAGACTGGGGCTTGCAAGAAGGTTGTGCCTAAGAAGAAGGTTGTGCCAGTTAAAAAAGTTTGGGTGCCTAAACCAGTGGTTCAACAGAGTCAGGGTATGCAGTCTCAGGCTCAGGCTACTGATAAGGAGGTTCAGGTGGAGCTGGTTCAGTTACCTCAGATTGATCCTAATGCTGTGGTTACTCCCATGCCAATGAGGGGTAATCAGGTGTTAAACTCTATGTCACCTGCTAGGATGTTTAATAGACTGTCTAAGAAGAATGAGGGATTCTCTCAAGGAGGGCCTTCTTTTGTTGAAGTGCTGAGCCTTTCTTTGAGGAGGAATCTACTTAGCAGTTTGGGGAAAGGGAGACTAACTCACACTGGTGATCATG GTGATGTTAGAAGGTTTTTGCATTTAAATAATGTGGGTTTTTTTGGCCTACTGGAAACTAGAGTCAAAACTCCTGCTATTAATAAGGTCCAGCTTGGTCTTGGGGATCATTGGAagtttttaaataataatgatgTTAGGGAGGGTGGTAGGATCTGGGTTGTTTGGGATAATAGCATGTTTGATGTTATTGTGCTGGTTAAAACTGCTCAGGTGCTGCACTTGTCTGTTTCATGTCTTCAGTCTAACTTTACTTGGCAATGTTCTGTTGTTTATGGTTTTAATAAGAATGCTGATAGGAAGGAGCTTTGGCAGTCTCTATTAGACTTCCACTCTTCTATTCAGGGGCCTTGGATGGTCATGGGGGATTTTAATAATGTGTTAAATATGGATGAAAGGATTGGTGCTCCTGTTACTTTGGCTGAGGTTAAGGATTTCCAGGAGTGTGTTGATGCTTGTGGCCTTTATGACTTAAGTTCTACTGGTGCCTATTTTACTTGGAACAACAAACAAGAAGGAGATGAGAGGGTCTTTAGTAGGATTGATAGAGTCTTGGCAAATGATACATGGATTTTGAATGGCCCTGATGGGTCCATTACTTTTATGCCTGAAGGCTTATATGATCATAGTCCTTGCCTTATAGAATGCTGGAATGCCCAGACTAGACCAAAATCAAGttttaaatactttaatatgtggggtaAACATGAGCAGTTCAAGGAGATAGTTAAGGAAGTTTGGATGCAGGATGTGTATGGGTGTAGGATGTTCCAAGTGGTCAAAAAATTAAAATGGTTGAAGTTTCCTTTGAAGCAACTGAATAAAGAAAGCTATGGTGATATTGAGAATTCTGCTAGGGTTAGTAAGGTTTTCCTGGAAGATATACAAAAGAAACTTCATGCTGACCCTGCAAATCCTCTGCTTCAGATGGAGGAAAAGGTTGCTGCCTGTACTTTTAAGGAAATGGATGAGGCTAGGTCTGAGTTTTTGGCTCAAAAAGCTAAAGCTCATTGGTTTCAGAGTGGGGATGATAATACTCAATTCTTTCATAGTTCTCTAAAAGCCAGGAGAGCTCAGAACAAGGTGTTGCAAATTAGGGATAAGAATG GGGTGGTTCATAGAGGTGCTGTTCTTTCTGAGGAGCAGGCCAGGGAGTTAATTAAGGAGGTTTCTGTGGATGAGATTACTCATGCTCTTTTCTCCATCCCCAAGGAGAAGGCCCCAGGCCCTGATGGATATTCATCTCAATTTTTCAAAGATGCCTTTGAGGTGATTGGGTCTGACATTGTGGCTGCTGTTAAGGAGTTTTTTACCACTGGGAGTATTCTGAAACAGGTCAATGCTACTGTTCTATCCCTTATACCTAAGAAGAATGCTCTGAGTCTTTCTTGA